The region GATACTTTCTTAGGTGAGATCAGAACTGGTGAAAAACTGCTTCGTTTAGTATGCAGAGATCACCAATTTGAAGATGGTGATATGGTTCGCATCTGGCAAGATGATAAAATACTGGTGGATAAAATTTATCTAAGAAATGTATATCAAGGCGTAAGTATACCTCTTAAAGACGGTTTTAATAAATTAGAAATCGAAGCGCTAAATCAAGGAACTTCAGGTCCTAATACAGCCGAATTCAAAGTAATGGATTCCAAAGGAAAAGTTATCCAGCAAAACATATGGAATCTGGCCGCCGGAGTAAAAGCAACCTTGATCATTTTAAAGAATGAGTAATGGTTTCTTTAGTGAAAACGCAAGTGAATAGCTGTGTTAAAGATTTCCGATGACCTAAATCATGCTAACTTCAATAGTAGGAACCTGAAAAAAGAGAACGTTTATGGAGTTGTTATCCGCTCTGTAATTTCTAGAACACTTTCCCCTTTTAAATCTTCTACTGTAAAATCTCCTATTCGCACACGGGCTAATCGCAATACAGGAAAACCTACTGCCGCACACATTTTACGTACCTGTCTAAATTTACCTTCTTTTAAAGTGACAGACACCCAGCTGGTCGGGCCATGTCGGTCATCTCTTACTCGTTGAAGTGTTTGCGGTAATACCGGTAGCTGTTCTAGAATACGAGCTTGACACTCTTTAGTTAAATAGTTACTACCGTTGATGCTGATCTCAATACCCGAAGTCATTTTTTCAGCAGCTTCTGAAGTTATAATGCCATCTACTTGAGCATAATATTCCTTTTCTACCTTTCCCTTTTTATTAATAATGTTGCTGAGTTGGCCGTCTGTGGTAATCATTAATAATCCTTCGCTAGTTTCGTCCAATCTCCCTACAGACATGCATTCTGATGGGAAGTCGTAAAGATCTCCAAGAAAGTTTTTGTTTTTTTGATGCCGGTCGTTCGTCATAAACTGACTTAGCATCTTATAAGGTTTATAGATTAAGAAGTGGCGGTGATCCATCCAGCAAAGTTCATGAAATCAAATAGAAAAGCCGAAGGATTCTTTAAAATAAATCTCGCATAATATTTGGCGGAATTGCAAGCTCTTGTTCTCTCATGTTTATAGGGATTCGGACTAGCTTTAATAGCTTTAATCCGGATGTGGTGATCACTTCACGCAGTTCTTCTATTTTGGTGTTGGTCAGTTGAATACTTAAAATAGAGGGCTTCTCTACTGTAATGTAATGCGGAACCAAGGAAAGCAATTGTTTTCTTTTGGTTTTACACAAACGTTCTAACTTTACGTCTAGGTAGCTAGAGCCTAAGTTTAGCTTTAAAGCCATCCACAATTTTGTAAAAATAGGGGTACTCACCTTTTCTTCCATAATCGCATAATATTGTTGTACTAAGTTTTTCATAATTAATTTTTTAGCTGTTGAGCAAATCATTTATTTTAAAATCCATTACTGTTTTAGTCAAATAAGCATGATAAGCGCTAGGTATGTCATGTGTCCATTTTTGTTAATTAAGTCTTATCAACATCCGGTCTATTTTGAGAAATTAATTCCACGACTAATATTGTCCCAAAAGCTGCCTCAATAGGATTAAAGCTTATTAAAGAGGTAAATGCAATTCCTCATCAATTAGGGTGAAAGACCTGTTTAAAAGACTTCTTTTTAAATTTCATCAAAAGGAGGGAACAACAAGCGATTTGTATCGCTAGAATGATATAAATAAAAACGCTACTATTGTCGTTATGTTGTGGGTGTCATATCCACGCAGCAACCCATAGAGAACTAAAACACCATATTGGTCTGACGGTGCATTCTTCTTAGTTGAACGCTTGAAAAGCCTTGTTTGCCAGTGACTATCCCATATAGAATATTCGAGACTATTCCCAAATACAGGGGTATTATTACAGTCGTTTTAGGAGCAACACTTACAAAATAGTAGCGTGTTAAAATAATTGGTATTAAGAGCAGTCTAAATATGATTAATGCTTATGGAATAAGCATAAGTTCCTTTATTTTGAAAGCTCAAATCTATTGCGTTTTTCCAAGGATCATTTGTGTTGACTCCTAATGTTGTCCTTTTATTTTATGAAAAATACACAATGAATAAACAAGAGCTTGTTATTACCCGCTTTAGCGAAAGCTTAACGAGTATCATCATCTTTTATATAACAAGTGGCAGAGGTGCTAGAAATAAGTTACTACGTCGCTTATAGGCGCCTTCATGGCATTTTCAAACACCAACTCAAACAATCTACTTTATTGACCAATCCTTCCACTAAAGTAAGAGTTCGATTTTTTAATAAAATGGGACAAAAAATAAACGCTCTAAAAGAATCTCTTGAGCGTTATGAACTATTTGATTTTTAAAACAATAGAGACT is a window of Nonlabens sp. MB-3u-79 DNA encoding:
- a CDS encoding pseudouridine synthase, whose amino-acid sequence is MDHRHFLIYKPYKMLSQFMTNDRHQKNKNFLGDLYDFPSECMSVGRLDETSEGLLMITTDGQLSNIINKKGKVEKEYYAQVDGIITSEAAEKMTSGIEISINGSNYLTKECQARILEQLPVLPQTLQRVRDDRHGPTSWVSVTLKEGKFRQVRKMCAAVGFPVLRLARVRIGDFTVEDLKGESVLEITERITTP